GATTGATTCTCCTTATCTTGATATGCAGTCGAATGGTTTGGCTTATATGATTGATAAAATGAGAGGTCAGAACATTTTTGGACATGTTAATCTCGTCAAAGGCGAACGTAGCGAATTATCTGAATTAGCGAGCAATCTGCTTTGATTTAGCCTCGTTCCTCTTTTGCATTAATAGATTTAATGGTTGTATAGCAGCCCTCAGACAATTCTATCGGGATCCGATCTGCGAATTTCACGCAATTTGATTTGATGTCCGAGTTTCAGACTTCTTCGAAGAGGAGCCTTGCCCTGCAGGCAATACCTTTATCGCGAGTAACAATCTCAAAGCGAAAATCATCAGGAGCAACCTCTTCGCGGTGGACCTTACCCTTATCGTCGATAGTGAGCTCTTTCAGGAAGTTGATATCGAATCGTCGGATCCTGTGCTCTCGATAGAAATCGAGTGAGAAGCAGTCTGAAATCCACTGTACGTAATATAGACTGTTAGCATGGTTATTTACATCAATCTTGCTGTATCTCACAGTAAAACTGTTGACTATCTCACCCTCAACCCCGGGCAGATGTTCAGGATCGCCAATAGGTGTTGATTCATTAATAATAAACTCTTTCATTGCAGGGATTGAATCAAGAGGTATACTACGACGTGTTTTCATATCCATAATGGCCCATGAGGTTGCGGCATAACCAATTACTATCCCATCTGCATCACTTATCCGGAAATTACGG
This portion of the Lascolabacillus massiliensis genome encodes:
- a CDS encoding acyl-[acyl-carrier-protein] thioesterase is translated as MGAKKIYVYDIEPQDIDFRRKVSLKSLTNFILITAGKNADENGFGIMDLQKEDLTWVLSRLVIQMDRIPHEDDTISIETWIEKIGTAFTTRNFRISDADGIVIGYAATSWAIMDMKTRRSIPLDSIPAMKEFIINESTPIGDPEHLPGVEGEIVNSFTVRYSKIDVNNHANSLYYVQWISDCFSLDFYREHRIRRFDINFLKELTIDDKGKVHREEVAPDDFRFEIVTRDKGIACRARLLFEEV